Proteins from a genomic interval of SAR202 cluster bacterium:
- the atpD gene encoding F0F1 ATP synthase subunit beta, translated as MAKGKVVQVIGTVVDVEFPPDQLPGLFNGLTLDNNGEKLVLEVEQHIGNNWVRCLALGPTEGLARGTEADDTGSPVPVPVGQETLGRLFNVTGDPLDNLGPVEAGQRWPIHRAPPSFEEQSSAVEILETGIKVFDLITPFTKGGKIGAYGGAGVGKTVIITELIRNIAAVHKGVSVFAGVGERSREGNDLWHEMKDSGVLGSTVLVFGQMNEPPGVRARIGLTGLTMAEYFRDEQGQDVLLFIDNIYRYILAGMEVSALLGRMPSAVGYQPTLATEMGALQERITSTKKGSITSFQAIYVPADDYTDPGIVTTFGHLDAVVALERALASQGLYPAVDPLASFSRIMEPGTVGEEHYRVARGVIEVLQRYRDLQDIIAILGVEELSEEDKLVVARARRIQRFLTQPFFVAEAFTGIPGKYVQVKDTIRGFTEILAGKHDNLPEQAFYMKGTIEEVIATAEKMGVGAKA; from the coding sequence ATGGCTAAGGGTAAGGTGGTGCAGGTCATCGGCACGGTGGTGGACGTGGAGTTCCCGCCGGACCAGCTGCCAGGCCTGTTTAACGGGCTGACGCTGGACAACAACGGCGAGAAGCTGGTGCTGGAAGTGGAGCAGCACATCGGCAACAACTGGGTGCGCTGTCTAGCGCTGGGGCCTACCGAGGGCCTGGCCCGGGGCACCGAGGCCGATGATACCGGCTCGCCGGTGCCTGTGCCGGTGGGGCAGGAGACCCTGGGGCGCTTATTTAACGTGACCGGCGACCCGCTGGACAACCTGGGGCCGGTGGAGGCGGGCCAGAGGTGGCCTATTCACCGCGCGCCGCCGTCCTTTGAAGAGCAGTCCAGCGCGGTGGAGATTCTGGAGACGGGCATCAAGGTCTTTGACCTTATCACCCCCTTCACCAAGGGCGGTAAGATTGGCGCCTATGGCGGCGCCGGCGTCGGCAAGACGGTTATTATCACCGAGCTTATTCGAAACATCGCCGCCGTGCACAAGGGCGTGTCGGTGTTCGCGGGGGTGGGCGAGAGGTCCCGCGAGGGCAACGACCTGTGGCACGAGATGAAGGACTCCGGCGTGCTGGGCAGCACGGTGCTGGTCTTCGGCCAGATGAACGAGCCGCCGGGCGTGCGCGCGCGCATCGGCCTCACGGGTTTGACCATGGCCGAGTATTTCCGCGACGAGCAGGGCCAAGACGTTCTGTTGTTCATCGACAACATATACAGGTATATCCTCGCCGGTATGGAAGTGTCGGCGCTGCTGGGCCGCATGCCGTCGGCGGTGGGCTACCAGCCCACGCTGGCGACGGAGATGGGCGCTCTGCAAGAGCGCATCACGTCGACCAAGAAAGGCTCCATCACCTCCTTCCAGGCCATCTATGTCCCCGCCGACGACTACACCGACCCCGGCATTGTCACCACCTTCGGCCACCTGGACGCGGTGGTGGCGCTGGAGCGCGCGTTGGCCTCCCAGGGCCTCTACCCTGCGGTAGACCCGCTGGCGTCCTTCTCACGAATCATGGAACCTGGCACCGTGGGCGAAGAGCATTATCGGGTGGCGCGAGGCGTCATCGAAGTGCTGCAGCGCTACCGCGACCTTCAGGACATCATCGCTATCCTGGGCGTCGAGGAGCTATCGGAGGAGGACAAGCTGGTGGTGGCGAGAGCTCGCCGCATACAGCGCTTCCTCACCCAGCCCTTCTTCGTCGCCGAGGCGTTCACCGGCATTCCCGGCAAGTACGTCCAGGTGAAGGACACGATTCGGGGCTTCACCGAAATTTTAGCGGGCAAGCATGACAACCTGCCGGAGCAGGCCTTCTATATGAAGGGGACCATTGAAGAGGTGATAGCGACGGCGGAGAAGATGGGAGTCGGGGCCAAGGCCTAG
- a CDS encoding redox-sensing transcriptional repressor Rex: MEGQEANRGANYNSVPEVVITRLPQYIRVLYSLLESGVDVVSSAQLGEQLQVTPAQIRKDLSYLGRFGKQGRGYNIRYLIAELKQVLGLNKKWNACLVGVGRLGRAILSYPGFAPEGFEIVAAFDSDPAIVGQTIASLKVQPIEDLDKAIAKHKINIAIIAVPGKVAQDTIKRLTDCGLKSILNYAPVYAQVPKDVKVRNVDPVLALQSMTYYLVNRS, translated from the coding sequence TTGGAAGGACAAGAGGCAAATCGAGGGGCTAATTACAACTCCGTACCGGAGGTGGTGATTACTCGACTGCCTCAGTACATTCGAGTCCTCTATTCCCTCCTGGAGTCCGGTGTTGACGTAGTCAGCTCCGCCCAGTTGGGCGAGCAGCTTCAGGTTACCCCCGCCCAGATCAGAAAAGACCTCAGCTATCTGGGCCGTTTTGGCAAGCAGGGCCGTGGTTACAATATCCGATATCTTATCGCCGAGCTTAAGCAGGTACTGGGCCTCAACAAGAAGTGGAACGCCTGCCTGGTGGGCGTCGGACGCCTGGGGCGGGCCATCCTCAGCTACCCAGGCTTCGCGCCTGAAGGCTTCGAAATTGTCGCCGCTTTCGACTCGGACCCGGCTATCGTCGGCCAGACCATCGCCAGCCTGAAAGTGCAGCCCATCGAAGACCTGGATAAGGCCATCGCGAAACATAAAATAAACATTGCCATTATCGCCGTGCCCGGTAAAGTCGCCCAGGACACCATTAAACGCCTTACAGACTGCGGTTTAAAGTCTATACTTAACTATGCGCCGGTCTACGCTCAAGTGCCCAAGGACGTTAAGGTGCGCAACGTGGACCCCGTGCTGGCCCTTCAGTCCATGACTTATTACCTGGTGAACCGGTCATAG
- a CDS encoding F0F1 ATP synthase subunit epsilon has translation MATMQLEIITAERIVYSDEVEAVVAPGVEGELGILPHHASLMTMLQPGELIIRKGGQENYLAVTGGFLEVMNNKVTVLADAAERSEEINEERAQAAMKAAQERLAQRGADVDLEQAMAAVRRAQVRLNVARRRTRGGQAGPGERRT, from the coding sequence ATGGCAACAATGCAACTAGAAATCATCACCGCCGAGCGCATCGTCTATTCCGACGAGGTGGAGGCGGTGGTGGCGCCGGGCGTGGAGGGCGAGCTTGGCATACTGCCGCACCACGCCTCGCTGATGACTATGCTGCAGCCCGGCGAGCTGATTATTCGCAAGGGCGGGCAGGAGAACTACCTGGCCGTGACCGGCGGCTTCCTGGAAGTGATGAACAACAAGGTCACCGTCCTGGCCGACGCCGCCGAGCGCTCCGAGGAGATAAATGAGGAGCGGGCGCAGGCGGCGATGAAGGCGGCCCAGGAACGGCTGGCCCAGCGCGGCGCCGACGTGGACCTGGAGCAGGCCATGGCCGCGGTGCGACGGGCCCAGGTGCGCTTGAATGTAGCGCGACGCCGCACTCGAGGCGGGCAGGCAGGACCGGGCGAGCGCCGGACCTAA
- the atpG gene encoding ATP synthase F1 subunit gamma, producing MPSLRQLRRRIRSVENTAKVTNAMQLIAGSKMRRAQQLVLAGRPYAEKLAQVIADLEAQPREESGGHPLLDRRQVNRIQVLHLTPDRGLCGGLHGNMNRRVAQFILEKRPTPVSIIAVGRKGRDFMARSRQDLQAAFVNIGDRPAIKDILPISQLILKNYMEGQADEVYLAYPKFISLVSQQPEIVKLLPVDPAELPAESKVGYIYEPNPAAVLNALLPRFVEMEIYHAMLELSASEQSARMVAMRNATDNANELVDELTLDLNKVRQNAITSEILDIIGGAMALRS from the coding sequence ATGCCTAGCCTGAGACAGCTAAGACGGCGCATTCGCAGCGTTGAGAACACCGCCAAGGTGACCAACGCTATGCAGCTCATCGCGGGGTCCAAGATGCGCCGCGCCCAGCAGTTGGTGCTGGCGGGCAGGCCCTATGCCGAGAAGCTGGCCCAGGTCATAGCCGATTTGGAGGCGCAGCCTCGCGAGGAGAGCGGCGGGCACCCGCTGTTGGACCGCCGGCAGGTGAATCGAATCCAGGTCTTGCACCTGACGCCGGACAGGGGACTGTGCGGCGGCCTTCACGGCAACATGAACCGGCGGGTGGCCCAGTTCATTCTCGAGAAGCGGCCTACGCCTGTCAGCATCATCGCCGTGGGGCGCAAGGGTCGAGACTTTATGGCGCGGTCGAGGCAGGACTTGCAGGCTGCCTTCGTCAATATTGGGGACAGGCCGGCGATTAAGGACATCCTGCCCATATCCCAGCTCATCTTGAAGAATTACATGGAGGGCCAGGCGGACGAGGTCTATCTGGCATATCCCAAATTCATCTCGCTGGTGTCGCAGCAGCCTGAGATAGTGAAGCTTCTGCCGGTGGACCCGGCGGAACTGCCCGCCGAGTCCAAGGTAGGCTATATATACGAACCCAACCCCGCGGCCGTGCTGAACGCGCTGCTGCCTCGATTCGTGGAGATGGAGATATACCACGCCATGCTGGAGCTGAGCGCCAGCGAGCAATCGGCCCGAATGGTTGCCATGCGCAACGCCACAGACAACGCCAACGAGCTGGTGGACGAGCTAACCCTGGACCTGAACAAGGTGAGGCAGAACGCTATCACCAGCGAGATCCTCGACATCATCGGCGGCGCTATGGCCTTGAGGTCTTAG
- a CDS encoding rhomboid family intramembrane serine protease, with protein MFPIGDLENIRTTRPYVTYGLIGLNLLVFFYMLSLGGSVLFSDSCDVTAFVSKFGVIPSELFNGENYTQFRCPVQEGRFTRFEAVDIASPIPTWGTAFTSMFVHGGWLHIIGNMLYLWVFGDNIEARFGHLKFLLFYLAAGLAAVWAQVIINTNSEIPMVGASGAVAGVLGAYLVLFPQNRINTVVIFFLITVIQLPALFVLGFWFILQLFSGIGSLGVLEGGVAYWAHIGGFVLGMLVAVIYRLIRREPILQTPRRRRNPWDRFP; from the coding sequence TTGTTTCCCATAGGGGATCTCGAAAACATCAGGACCACCCGGCCGTACGTCACCTATGGCCTCATTGGCCTGAACCTCCTTGTCTTCTTCTACATGCTGTCCCTTGGCGGCTCCGTACTCTTCTCCGACTCCTGTGACGTTACCGCCTTTGTTTCTAAATTCGGCGTCATTCCCAGCGAGCTGTTCAACGGCGAGAACTACACCCAGTTCCGTTGTCCCGTGCAAGAGGGCAGGTTCACCCGATTCGAGGCCGTCGACATCGCGTCCCCAATTCCTACGTGGGGCACCGCCTTCACGTCCATGTTTGTCCACGGCGGCTGGCTCCACATCATCGGCAACATGCTCTACCTCTGGGTCTTCGGCGACAACATCGAAGCCCGGTTCGGCCACCTCAAATTCCTTCTGTTCTACCTGGCCGCGGGCCTGGCGGCGGTATGGGCGCAGGTGATAATTAACACCAATTCGGAAATCCCCATGGTAGGCGCCAGCGGCGCCGTGGCCGGCGTTCTAGGCGCTTACCTCGTGCTGTTCCCGCAGAATCGGATAAACACGGTAGTCATCTTCTTCCTCATCACGGTAATACAACTTCCTGCTCTTTTCGTTCTCGGTTTCTGGTTTATCCTGCAGCTCTTCTCCGGCATCGGTTCCCTGGGCGTCCTGGAAGGCGGCGTGGCCTACTGGGCGCACATCGGCGGCTTTGTCCTCGGCATGCTGGTGGCGGTCATCTACAGGCTCATCCGGCGGGAACCCATCCTTCAGACACCCCGGCGGCGCCGCAACCCCTGGGACCGCTTCCCCTGA
- the aspS gene encoding aspartate--tRNA ligase yields the protein MRDRTPCNDIGLRHVGKRVTLAGWVHRRRDHGGIIFLDLRDRSGVVQVVVDPEKMPQAHDLRVEWVVKVSGQVGKRPSGTENPRMATGQVEVTAGGLEVLNPAKTPPFYINEEQEVEETLRLTYRYLDLRRERMKNNIILRHRAVKFIRDFLDQRGFVEVETPILIKSTPEGARDFLVPSRLQRGSFYALPQSPQQLKQLLMVSGLEKYFQIARCFRDEDLRADRQPEFTQMDLEMSFVGLADVTGLIEEMHTQIVKTVTPHKRLLSSPFPRLDYKDAMGRYGSDKPDLRFGMELKDITDLARNTQFQVFKSAAQGGGVVKGIVAAGCAGYSRRQTDELVEFVKTKGAKGLVTIALGQGALGQGKGSLDGLTVEQVRSSAGRYLNVDEIKAMGQRMGASMGDLLLIVAGPEAETNGALGSLRQMMGERLKLADPNILAFGWVVNFPLLEWKPEENRWDSPHNPFCAPLDQDVHLLDTDPGKAMAKQYDLICNGYEAGGGSIRNHRREVQEKILELMGHDQAARQSQFGQLLDALEYGAPPHGGIATGIDRLVMLLAGEDNIRQTIAFPKTQSGTDLLFGAPSPVSEAQLKELGIRLSGG from the coding sequence GTGCGAGACCGGACCCCGTGCAACGACATAGGACTGCGGCACGTCGGCAAGCGAGTAACGCTGGCGGGCTGGGTGCATCGCCGCCGCGACCACGGCGGAATTATATTTCTCGATCTGCGGGACCGGTCGGGTGTGGTGCAGGTAGTAGTGGACCCGGAGAAGATGCCGCAGGCCCACGATTTGCGCGTCGAGTGGGTGGTGAAGGTGTCTGGGCAGGTGGGGAAGCGGCCCTCAGGGACTGAGAATCCAAGAATGGCGACGGGGCAGGTGGAGGTTACGGCAGGAGGGCTGGAAGTGCTGAATCCAGCCAAGACGCCGCCTTTTTATATCAACGAGGAGCAGGAGGTCGAGGAGACACTGCGGCTGACCTATCGCTACCTGGACCTGCGGCGCGAGCGGATGAAGAACAACATTATCCTCCGGCACCGCGCCGTGAAGTTCATTCGCGACTTCCTGGACCAGCGAGGCTTTGTGGAGGTGGAGACGCCCATCCTCATCAAAAGCACGCCGGAGGGCGCCCGCGACTTCCTGGTGCCCAGCCGCTTGCAGAGGGGCAGCTTCTACGCACTGCCCCAGTCGCCGCAGCAGTTGAAGCAGCTGCTGATGGTGTCGGGACTGGAGAAGTATTTTCAGATCGCGCGGTGTTTTCGAGATGAGGACTTGAGGGCTGACCGGCAGCCGGAGTTCACGCAGATGGACCTGGAGATGAGCTTTGTCGGCCTGGCCGACGTCACTGGCCTCATCGAAGAGATGCACACACAGATAGTTAAGACCGTGACGCCCCACAAGCGGTTACTGAGTTCTCCCTTCCCGCGGCTGGACTACAAGGACGCCATGGGCCGCTACGGCAGCGACAAGCCGGACCTGCGATTTGGCATGGAATTGAAGGACATAACCGATCTGGCGCGGAACACTCAGTTTCAGGTCTTTAAATCGGCGGCGCAGGGCGGCGGTGTGGTGAAGGGCATTGTGGCGGCCGGCTGCGCCGGCTACTCGCGGCGGCAGACGGACGAGCTGGTGGAGTTTGTTAAGACCAAGGGCGCCAAGGGTTTGGTTACTATTGCACTAGGTCAGGGTGCCCTAGGCCAGGGTAAGGGAAGTCTGGATGGTCTGACTGTGGAGCAGGTGCGGTCATCGGCGGGGCGGTATTTGAATGTTGACGAGATAAAGGCCATGGGACAGCGGATGGGCGCGTCCATGGGCGACCTGCTGCTCATTGTGGCAGGGCCGGAGGCGGAGACCAACGGCGCGCTGGGCAGCCTGCGGCAGATGATGGGCGAGCGGCTCAAGCTGGCGGACCCCAACATTCTGGCCTTCGGCTGGGTAGTGAATTTCCCCTTGCTGGAGTGGAAGCCCGAGGAGAACCGGTGGGACTCGCCTCACAACCCCTTCTGCGCGCCGCTGGACCAGGACGTACACCTGCTGGACACCGACCCGGGCAAGGCCATGGCCAAGCAGTACGACCTGATATGCAACGGCTACGAGGCGGGCGGCGGCAGCATTCGCAACCATCGCCGCGAGGTGCAGGAGAAGATATTGGAGTTGATGGGGCACGACCAGGCCGCGAGACAGTCGCAGTTCGGGCAGCTTTTGGACGCCCTGGAGTACGGCGCGCCGCCCCACGGCGGCATCGCCACGGGCATCGACCGGCTGGTGATGCTGCTGGCGGGCGAGGACAACATTCGGCAGACCATCGCCTTCCCCAAGACCCAGAGCGGGACAGACCTGCTCTTCGGCGCGCCGTCGCCGGTGTCGGAGGCGCAGCTGAAAGAGCTGGGGATAAGGCTTTCGGGCGGATAG
- a CDS encoding TerC family protein: protein MLFLDLGVAHRKAHVIKVKEALTWVSIWIAFAVVFGVLINIFIGKDESLEYFTGYIVEYSLSVDNLFVFVLIFTYFAVPAKDQHLVLFWGIVGAMVMRIAMIALGVALLERFDWIIFVFGAFLIITGSRIAIGKEKKVDPEKNLILRLVRRVIPVTPTYEGDKFIVRKAGKLMATPLLMVLIVVETTDLIFAVDSIPAILAITTNTFIVYTSNTFAIMGLRSLYFALAGLMPLFRFLHYGLAIILVFIGAKMIASEWYHMETYISLVVVIGVLAASVILSLIFRAPPEEAAEHAVIHTPQTDPHAPKQP, encoded by the coding sequence ATGCTATTCCTTGACCTGGGCGTCGCTCATAGAAAAGCCCACGTCATCAAGGTAAAGGAGGCCCTCACCTGGGTAAGCATCTGGATCGCCTTTGCCGTTGTCTTCGGCGTTCTCATAAACATCTTCATCGGCAAGGACGAATCCCTGGAGTACTTCACAGGCTACATCGTGGAGTACTCGCTCAGTGTGGACAACCTCTTTGTCTTTGTCCTCATCTTCACCTACTTCGCCGTTCCGGCCAAAGACCAGCACCTTGTCCTCTTCTGGGGCATTGTGGGCGCCATGGTCATGCGCATCGCCATGATTGCTTTAGGCGTGGCCTTGCTGGAGAGGTTCGACTGGATAATCTTCGTCTTCGGCGCCTTCCTGATAATCACCGGCAGCCGCATAGCCATCGGCAAAGAGAAGAAGGTTGACCCTGAGAAGAACCTTATCCTGCGCCTGGTCCGCCGCGTCATACCTGTAACCCCGACTTACGAAGGCGACAAGTTTATTGTTCGCAAGGCCGGCAAGCTTATGGCGACGCCGTTGCTTATGGTGCTTATCGTAGTGGAGACCACCGACCTCATCTTCGCCGTCGACTCCATCCCCGCCATCCTCGCCATCACCACCAACACCTTCATCGTCTACACCTCCAACACCTTCGCCATAATGGGCCTTCGCTCCCTGTACTTCGCCCTCGCCGGGCTCATGCCCCTCTTCCGGTTCCTCCACTACGGCCTGGCGATAATCCTGGTGTTCATCGGCGCCAAGATGATCGCTTCCGAGTGGTACCACATGGAGACCTACATCTCTCTGGTCGTGGTCATCGGGGTGCTGGCCGCATCGGTCATTCTCTCCCTTATCTTCCGCGCTCCCCCTGAGGAGGCCGCCGAGCACGCGGTCATACACACCCCACAGACTGACCCTCACGCTCCCAAGCAGCCGTGA